The nucleotide sequence ATGCTGGGCGGCTTTCTGGGGCGCAAGGGCGATGGCGAGCCCGGAATCCAGTCGATCTGGACGGGATTCCGCCGCCTCATGGACTTCACCCTCGCCCTCCAGCGCCTGCGCGCCTCACCCGCACTTGTGGGTAATGGGTAGAAACTGCCTGGGGGAGGGAGCCTCGGTGTCGCGGGCGGAGGGCTCCGCTGCTCGTCGGCAATCGGCTACTG is from Longimicrobiaceae bacterium and encodes:
- a CDS encoding IS4 family transposase, whose translation is MLGGFLGRKGDGEPGIQSIWTGFRRLMDFTLALQRLRASPALVGNG